The Parambassis ranga chromosome 19, fParRan2.1, whole genome shotgun sequence genome contains a region encoding:
- the LOC114452395 gene encoding actin-binding LIM protein 1-like isoform X5 — MKEKVLLTQDDHPSPTARKQVIHCSRCGESCKGEVLRVQRSFFHIKCFTCKVCGCDLVQSGFFMKNGDSLCPLDFQRLHGTLCNNCREFVEGEVVSVLGKTYHPACFVCTHCKLPFPAGDCVTFRGKDCLCQRCVEPLSPLPNDTNYSSSCAGCGRDIKNGQALLALGGQWHLGCFKCKTCKKVLVGEYISKDGVPYCERDYQIQFGVKCEACQKFITGKVLEAGDKYYHPSCARCSRCDKMFREGEEMYLQGSTVWHPDCRDNRTEDSYRVSRPKTPCLDFFFPPHKLKHNRSSSESSCSRPGSCTPGSPGRTICAKVDNEIIDYRDLAAIPRVKAIYDIEHPDMISYKSVNDNPSTLDEKGNRQSPAESPGNSSETTEESLEMRTSIPKSSTHGLFGVNSTYSRHSYTPTLSRSPKHFHRPGLMLSSSLSSGTTCPTSPLCHLLVSQTKADEGVNIYRRPPIYKQQDPNSSPDQTFSLPGYGHSSLNPPRSVDYMQYHSDRLRDFKVYPYEMLAVTNRGRVKLPQDVDRTRLECHLSPDSFFEVFGMGIQEFDRLPLWKRNDMKKKANLF, encoded by the exons ATGAAAGAAAAAG TACTACTTACCCAGGATGACCATCCGTCTCCTACAGCGAGGAAGCAGGTCATCCATTGCAGCAGATGTGGAGAGTCCTGTAAGGGAGAGGTGCTGCGTGTCCAGAGGAGCTTCTTCCACATAAAGTGCTTTACCTGTAAAG TTTGTGGCTGTGACTTAGTCCAGAGCGGCTTCTTCATGAAGAACGGGGACTCCCTGTGCCCGCTGGACTTCCAGAGACTTCACGGCACACTCTGCAACAACTGTAGGGAATTCGTGGAGGGAGAGGTCGTTTCAGTCTTGGGGAAAACATACCACCCCGCCTGCTTTGTGTGCACCCATTGCAA ACTACCCTTTCCTGCGGGAGACTGCGTCACCTTCAGAGGAAAGGACTGCCTCTGTCAGCGCTGTGTTGaacctctgtctcctcttcctaATGACACCAACTATTCCAGTa GTTGCGCTGGCTGTGGAAGAGACATCAAGAATGGCCAGGCTCTGTTAGCTCTGGGTGGCCAGTGGCACCTTGGCTGCTTTAAGTGTAAAACATGCAAGAAAGTGCTGGTTGGAGAATATATCAGCAA GGATGGTGTTCCCTACTGCGAGAGAGACTATCAGATCCAGTTTGGAGTAAAATGTGAAGCATGTCAGAAGTTTATAACAGGAAAAGTTCTCGAG GCTGGAGACAAATATTATCACCCCAGTTGTGCACGATGCAGCCGATGTGACAAGATGTTCAGAGAAGGGGAGGAGATGTATCTGCAAG GATCTACAGTTTGGCACCCGGACTGCAGAGACAACAGAACTGAGGACAGTTACAGG GTCAGCAGGCCAAAAACACCCTGTCTTGatttctttttcccccctcataaACTGAAG cACAATAGGTCATCATCAGAAAGCTCCTGTTCCAGGCCAGGCTCGTGCACTCCCGGGAGCCCTGGTCGAACCATCTGT GCAAAAGTAGATAATGAGATTATTGATTACAGAGACTTAGCAGCAATTCCCAGAGTCAAGGCTATATACGATATAGAGCATCCTGATATGATATCCTATAAGTCTGTGAATGACAACCCTTCTACTTTGGACGAGAAAGGCAACAGACAAAGCCCTGCAGAG TCACCAGGAAACTCATCTGAAACCACAGAg GAGAGTCTTGAAATGAGAACAAGCATACCAAAGTCTTCAactcatggattgtttggggtTAATTCAACATACAGTCGGCATAGCTACACTCCAACCCTGTCCAGAAGCCCCAAACACTTCCATCGACCAG GGTTGAtgctttcttcctctttatccTCTGGCACCACCTGTCCCACTTCTCCTTTATGTCACCTCTTAGTCTCTCAAACCAAAG CAGACGAAGGTGTCAACATATACAGAAGGCCTCCGATTTATAAACAGCAAG ATCCAAATTCCTCTCCAGACCAAACATTCTCTCTGCCTGGATATGGTCACAGCAGCCTTAATCCG CCACGATCAGTTGATTATATGCAATACCACAGCGACAGACTCAGAG ATTTCAAG GTCTACCCATATGAAATGCTTGCGGTTACTAACAGAGGACGAGTGAAGCTTCCCCAGGATGTTGACAGAACACGacttgag TGTCACCTGTCACCAGATTCATTCTTTGAAGTCTTTGGCATGGGGATTCAAGAATTTGACAGGCTTCCACTTTGGAAACGTAATGACATGAAGAAGAAGGCAAATCTGTTCTAA
- the LOC114452395 gene encoding actin-binding LIM protein 1-like isoform X8, giving the protein MKEKVLLTQDDHPSPTARKQVIHCSRCGESCKGEVLRVQRSFFHIKCFTCKVCGCDLVQSGFFMKNGDSLCPLDFQRLHGTLCNNCREFVEGEVVSVLGKTYHPACFVCTHCKLPFPAGDCVTFRGKDCLCQRCVEPLSPLPNDTNYSSSCAGCGRDIKNGQALLALGGQWHLGCFKCKTCKKVLVGEYISKDGVPYCERDYQIQFGVKCEACQKFITGKVLEAGDKYYHPSCARCSRCDKMFREGEEMYLQGSTVWHPDCRDNRTEDSYRHNRSSSESSCSRPGSCTPGSPGRTICAKVDNEIIDYRDLAAIPRVKAIYDIEHPDMISYKSVNDNPSTLDEKGNRQSPAESPGNSSETTEESLEMRTSIPKSSTHGLFGVNSTYSRHSYTPTLSRSPKHFHRPDEGVNIYRRPPIYKQQDPNSSPDQTFSLPGYGHSSLNPPRSVDYMQYHSDRLRDFKFFHDSPLTRMDRGVSMPNLLEPKVYPYEMLAVTNRGRVKLPQDVDRTRLECHLSPDSFFEVFGMGIQEFDRLPLWKRNDMKKKANLF; this is encoded by the exons ATGAAAGAAAAAG TACTACTTACCCAGGATGACCATCCGTCTCCTACAGCGAGGAAGCAGGTCATCCATTGCAGCAGATGTGGAGAGTCCTGTAAGGGAGAGGTGCTGCGTGTCCAGAGGAGCTTCTTCCACATAAAGTGCTTTACCTGTAAAG TTTGTGGCTGTGACTTAGTCCAGAGCGGCTTCTTCATGAAGAACGGGGACTCCCTGTGCCCGCTGGACTTCCAGAGACTTCACGGCACACTCTGCAACAACTGTAGGGAATTCGTGGAGGGAGAGGTCGTTTCAGTCTTGGGGAAAACATACCACCCCGCCTGCTTTGTGTGCACCCATTGCAA ACTACCCTTTCCTGCGGGAGACTGCGTCACCTTCAGAGGAAAGGACTGCCTCTGTCAGCGCTGTGTTGaacctctgtctcctcttcctaATGACACCAACTATTCCAGTa GTTGCGCTGGCTGTGGAAGAGACATCAAGAATGGCCAGGCTCTGTTAGCTCTGGGTGGCCAGTGGCACCTTGGCTGCTTTAAGTGTAAAACATGCAAGAAAGTGCTGGTTGGAGAATATATCAGCAA GGATGGTGTTCCCTACTGCGAGAGAGACTATCAGATCCAGTTTGGAGTAAAATGTGAAGCATGTCAGAAGTTTATAACAGGAAAAGTTCTCGAG GCTGGAGACAAATATTATCACCCCAGTTGTGCACGATGCAGCCGATGTGACAAGATGTTCAGAGAAGGGGAGGAGATGTATCTGCAAG GATCTACAGTTTGGCACCCGGACTGCAGAGACAACAGAACTGAGGACAGTTACAGG cACAATAGGTCATCATCAGAAAGCTCCTGTTCCAGGCCAGGCTCGTGCACTCCCGGGAGCCCTGGTCGAACCATCTGT GCAAAAGTAGATAATGAGATTATTGATTACAGAGACTTAGCAGCAATTCCCAGAGTCAAGGCTATATACGATATAGAGCATCCTGATATGATATCCTATAAGTCTGTGAATGACAACCCTTCTACTTTGGACGAGAAAGGCAACAGACAAAGCCCTGCAGAG TCACCAGGAAACTCATCTGAAACCACAGAg GAGAGTCTTGAAATGAGAACAAGCATACCAAAGTCTTCAactcatggattgtttggggtTAATTCAACATACAGTCGGCATAGCTACACTCCAACCCTGTCCAGAAGCCCCAAACACTTCCATCGACCAG ACGAAGGTGTCAACATATACAGAAGGCCTCCGATTTATAAACAGCAAG ATCCAAATTCCTCTCCAGACCAAACATTCTCTCTGCCTGGATATGGTCACAGCAGCCTTAATCCG CCACGATCAGTTGATTATATGCAATACCACAGCGACAGACTCAGAG ATTTCAAG TTCTTCCATGACAGTCCATTAACACGAATGGACAGAGGAGTGTCCATGCCTAATTTGTTGGAACCTAAA GTCTACCCATATGAAATGCTTGCGGTTACTAACAGAGGACGAGTGAAGCTTCCCCAGGATGTTGACAGAACACGacttgag TGTCACCTGTCACCAGATTCATTCTTTGAAGTCTTTGGCATGGGGATTCAAGAATTTGACAGGCTTCCACTTTGGAAACGTAATGACATGAAGAAGAAGGCAAATCTGTTCTAA